One part of the Ailuropoda melanoleuca isolate Jingjing chromosome 6, ASM200744v2, whole genome shotgun sequence genome encodes these proteins:
- the S100A5 gene encoding protein S100-A5: protein METPLEKALTTMVTTFHKYSGREGSKLTLSRRELKELITKELCLGEMKESSICDLMKSLDKNSDQEIDFKEYSVFLTTLCMAYNDFFLEDSE, encoded by the exons ATGGAGACACCTCTTGAGAAGGCCCTGACCACTATGGTCACCACCTTCCATAAATATTCAGGGAGAGAAGGCAGCAAACTGACCCTGAGCAGGAGGGAACTAAAGGAGCTAATCACGAAGGAGCTATGTCTCGGAGAG ATGAAGGAGAGCAGCATCTGCGACCTGATGAAGAGCTTGGACAAGAACAGTGACCAGGAGATCGACTTCAAGGAGTACTCGGTGTTCCTGACCACGCTGTGCATGGCCTACAACGACTTCTTCCTGGAGGACAGTGAATGA
- the S100A4 gene encoding protein S100-A4 → MACPLEKALDVMVSTFHKYSGKEGDKFKLNRSELKELLTRELPSFLGKRTDEAAFQKLMSNLDSNKDNEVDFQEYCVFLSCVAMMCNEFFEGFPDKQPRKK, encoded by the exons ATGGCATGCCCCCTGGAGAAGGCTCTGGATGTGATGGTGTCCACCTTCCACAAGTACTCGGGCAAGGAGGGTGACAAGTTCAAGCTCAACAGGTCAGAGCTAAAGGAGCTGCTGACCCGGGAGCTGCCCAGCTTCTTGGGG AAAAGGACGGATGAAGCTGCCTTCCAGAAGCTCATGAGCAACTTGGACAGCAACAAGGACAACGAGGTGGACTTCCAGGAGTACTGTGTCTTCCTGTCCTGTGTCGCCATGATGTGCAATGAGTTCTTTGAAGGGTTCCCCGATAAGCAGCCCCGGAAGAAGTGA